A single Candoia aspera isolate rCanAsp1 chromosome 5, rCanAsp1.hap2, whole genome shotgun sequence DNA region contains:
- the LOC134498361 gene encoding lymphotactin-like, whose amino-acid sequence MIHLPTDLRKRSTMRLYLAVILAISFLENFKVHIVRGTLGTQAMASNSCVKLHTEKISIRRIANYETQNHPQKVVILITRNGIKICVPHNLPWVNKTLKTLNKRKCKTKGCRL is encoded by the exons ATGATTCATCTTCCCACTGACCTAAGGAAAAGATCAACCATGAGACTTTACTTGGCAGTTATTCTGGCCATTTCTTTTCTGGAGAACTTTAAGGTCCATATTGTCAGAG GAACCTTGGGGACTCAAGCTATGGCAAGTAATTCCTGTGTAAAGTTGCATACAGAAAAAATAAGCATTAGAAGAATTGCTAATTATGAAACACAAAACCATCCACAAAAAGTTGTGAT attaATTACCAGAAATGGAATCAAGATCTGTGTGCCACATAATCTTCCCTGGGTGAATAAAACCCTCAAAACATTGAACAAAAGAAAGTGTAAAACAAAAGGCTGTAGATTGTAG